A DNA window from uncultured Methanoregula sp. contains the following coding sequences:
- a CDS encoding phosphoglycerol geranylgeranyltransferase, translating to MKWKDWVHVTKLDPDKQLKPGDIDAIAASGTDALMLSGTLNVTEENLSALLKQVKAYDLPLVMEPAGPEAVLTKGIDYVFVPSVMNTTDVTWIVGKHKAWVQMSKGKIPWGDAIVPEAYIVLNPNSSVGRVTKSICDLKPEEVAAYAAVADHYFHFPIVYIEYSGTFGNPEVVKAASEAVDKAILYYGGGINSAEKAAQMGKYADTIVVGNAVYDQGAGVLKATVDAVQ from the coding sequence ATGAAGTGGAAAGACTGGGTTCATGTGACAAAACTCGATCCCGACAAACAGCTGAAACCCGGTGATATCGATGCGATTGCAGCGAGCGGCACTGACGCCCTCATGCTCTCGGGCACGCTGAACGTTACCGAAGAGAATTTATCCGCACTCCTGAAGCAGGTCAAGGCGTACGATCTTCCGCTGGTCATGGAACCCGCCGGGCCTGAAGCGGTGCTGACAAAAGGCATCGATTATGTCTTTGTCCCAAGCGTGATGAACACGACCGATGTCACGTGGATCGTGGGAAAACACAAAGCCTGGGTACAGATGAGCAAAGGAAAGATCCCGTGGGGCGATGCAATTGTGCCCGAAGCTTACATCGTGCTCAATCCCAATTCATCGGTTGGCCGGGTAACGAAATCCATCTGCGACCTGAAACCCGAGGAGGTTGCAGCATATGCTGCGGTCGCCGACCATTACTTCCATTTCCCGATCGTGTACATCGAGTACAGCGGCACGTTCGGCAACCCGGAGGTTGTGAAAGCCGCATCGGAAGCCGTTGACAAGGCGATCCTCTACTATGGCGGGGGCATCAACTCCGCGGAGAAAGCTGCACAGATGGGAAAATACGCTGATACCATCGTTGTCGGAAACGCTGTCTACGACCAGGGTGCCGGTGTCCTGAAAGCAACCGTTGACGCGGTCCAGTAA
- a CDS encoding RNA methyltransferase, producing the protein MPEIDIVLVEPLYEGNVGFAARVMKNFGFNRLVLINPCKLGEESKGRASHAQDLLKRAEVCTIEDVFARSNIVISTTGAVSKSVCHAMRMPFYSPKELRERIKDVDGRISILFGRENWGLNNEEVKRSDMICTIPTSEEYPILNLSHAVGVVCYELSNLPLPEIRLAPPQDLQYLYQHIDRYLDEIHHPEFKRENTMILIRRVLGRCNLTIREASTLHGLLRRSEWHIDPALLDRDKTGTGNLRDSGKDE; encoded by the coding sequence ATGCCCGAGATTGACATCGTTCTCGTCGAGCCCCTCTATGAAGGAAACGTGGGTTTTGCAGCACGGGTGATGAAGAACTTCGGGTTCAACCGGCTTGTCCTGATCAACCCGTGCAAACTCGGCGAGGAGTCAAAGGGCCGGGCATCCCATGCCCAGGATCTGCTGAAACGTGCCGAAGTCTGTACCATTGAGGATGTTTTTGCCCGGAGCAATATCGTCATCTCGACTACCGGTGCCGTGAGCAAATCGGTCTGCCATGCCATGCGGATGCCGTTTTATTCGCCAAAGGAACTCCGGGAGCGGATCAAGGATGTGGACGGCCGGATCTCCATCCTGTTCGGGCGCGAGAACTGGGGTCTCAACAACGAGGAAGTCAAGCGGAGCGACATGATCTGCACGATTCCGACGAGCGAGGAGTACCCGATCCTCAATCTCTCGCACGCGGTGGGCGTTGTCTGCTATGAACTCTCCAATCTCCCGCTGCCGGAGATCCGGCTCGCCCCGCCCCAGGACCTGCAGTACCTGTACCAGCACATTGACCGGTATCTGGACGAGATCCATCACCCGGAGTTCAAGCGGGAGAACACGATGATCCTGATCCGGCGGGTTCTCGGCCGGTGCAACCTGACCATCCGGGAAGCGAGCACCCTCCACGGGCTCCTGCGCCGGAGCGAGTGGCACATCGACCCGGCGCTGCTGGACCGGGATAAGACGGGGACGGGGAATCTCCGGGATTCCGGGAAAGACGAATAG
- a CDS encoding DNA topoisomerase I — translation MHLIVAEKNISARRIAQILSNGKKVTEHKDAGVSTYSYGDTVTVGLRGHVVEIDFEPGYQNWRSDKYTPRSLIDARTIKVPTEKRIVALLQKLAKKADRVTIATDFDTEGELIGKEAYELVRQANAGVKIDRARFSAITEQELTHAFSHTTELDFALAAAGEARQSIDLMWGASLTRFISLAARRGGNNILSVGRVQSPTLSMIVDREKEIEAFVPEKYWQLSLLTEKRGEPIEARHTNGRFHDKALAEQARDRSVEPLLVTDVKIGSKQDRAPSPFDTTTYIVAAARLGFSAANAMRIAEDLYMNGFISYPRTDNTVYPPSLDLDGILKTLRASPFKKDVDWVIAHRRAVPTRGKKSSTDHPPIHPTGAATKEMLGDDVFRIYELVLRRFLATLAPDAQWKTLKILFDAGGEEYTTTGGQLMEPGWHAVYPFSEAREMLLPEFVTGEKLPIKKVTLDEKETQPPARYTQSKLIQRMEELGLGTKSTRHEVIAKLVSRKYVEGNPLRPTLVGTVVTESLEQHADTITKPDMTQTLEAHMQLIKESQRTREDVIKESREMLHHAFDQLEANDQVIGDDIRNRTAEEMNLGKCPVCGGTLAIKHLRGNTQFIGCSRYPECTFNIGLPMAQWGFAIRTDDICDKHHLNFVRLVRKGARPWDIGCPLCHHVNSNSESLAEIPGLDEPLLEKLKSRHIYTVAELAHSAPDVLAKKLDISVSTAETLIRGAEGVLAMLRRRSECRKFLRENLIPRKGRSYSKIMSSLKESGISELSGLARATAANLKAAGIGDAEAETILLEAKKLYHSQVLKEIGIPAVSLKKYIAAGIMDPESFCTHTPAALGELTGMSTATVQKHVELVCRYLNKPLPKKVNKLQIEKGKKELLAIKGLSETNLEKLFRADVINGDALLAADAAALSAATGIPEQKIRDFQKLCQKRRDTAVIQI, via the coding sequence GTGCACCTTATTGTTGCGGAAAAGAACATATCGGCCCGGCGTATCGCGCAGATCCTCAGTAACGGGAAGAAAGTGACCGAGCACAAGGATGCCGGTGTTTCCACGTACAGTTACGGGGATACCGTGACCGTGGGGCTCCGGGGCCACGTGGTCGAGATCGACTTCGAGCCGGGATACCAGAACTGGAGGAGCGACAAGTACACCCCCCGGAGCCTGATCGATGCCCGGACCATCAAGGTGCCAACCGAGAAGCGGATCGTTGCGCTCCTCCAGAAACTGGCAAAAAAGGCCGACCGGGTCACGATTGCAACGGACTTTGATACCGAAGGGGAACTGATCGGGAAGGAGGCCTACGAACTTGTCCGGCAGGCGAATGCCGGTGTCAAGATCGACCGGGCCCGTTTCTCCGCCATCACCGAGCAGGAACTCACCCATGCTTTTTCCCACACAACCGAGCTGGATTTCGCCCTTGCGGCAGCGGGCGAGGCCCGCCAGTCCATCGATCTCATGTGGGGGGCGTCCTTAACCCGTTTCATCTCGCTTGCAGCCCGGCGCGGTGGCAACAACATCCTCTCGGTGGGCCGGGTCCAGAGCCCCACCCTCTCGATGATCGTTGACCGGGAGAAGGAGATCGAGGCCTTCGTGCCGGAGAAGTACTGGCAGCTCTCGCTCCTCACCGAGAAACGGGGCGAACCCATCGAGGCCCGGCACACCAATGGCCGGTTCCACGACAAAGCTCTTGCGGAACAGGCGCGGGACCGTTCTGTTGAACCGCTCCTTGTCACCGATGTCAAGATCGGATCGAAGCAGGACCGGGCTCCGTCCCCGTTCGATACCACGACCTACATCGTTGCCGCAGCCCGGCTCGGGTTCTCGGCAGCCAATGCGATGCGGATAGCCGAAGACCTGTACATGAACGGTTTCATCTCGTACCCGAGGACCGACAATACCGTGTATCCCCCGTCGCTGGATCTCGACGGCATCCTCAAGACCCTCCGCGCTTCCCCGTTCAAAAAGGATGTCGACTGGGTGATCGCACACCGCAGGGCGGTGCCGACCCGGGGCAAGAAGTCCTCCACCGACCACCCGCCGATCCACCCGACCGGTGCCGCAACAAAAGAGATGCTGGGGGATGATGTCTTCAGGATCTACGAACTGGTGCTGCGCCGGTTCCTTGCAACCCTTGCGCCCGATGCGCAATGGAAGACCCTCAAGATTCTCTTCGATGCCGGTGGCGAGGAATACACCACAACCGGCGGGCAGCTGATGGAGCCCGGGTGGCACGCGGTCTATCCGTTCTCGGAAGCCCGGGAGATGCTTCTTCCGGAGTTCGTGACCGGCGAGAAGCTGCCCATAAAGAAAGTAACCCTCGACGAGAAGGAGACCCAGCCCCCGGCGCGCTACACCCAGAGCAAGCTCATCCAACGGATGGAAGAACTGGGCCTTGGCACCAAGAGCACCCGGCACGAGGTTATTGCAAAACTGGTCTCGCGCAAATACGTGGAAGGCAATCCCCTCCGCCCGACCCTGGTCGGGACCGTGGTCACCGAATCCTTAGAACAGCATGCGGACACGATCACAAAACCCGACATGACCCAGACGCTCGAAGCGCATATGCAGCTCATCAAGGAGAGCCAGAGAACAAGGGAAGACGTGATCAAGGAATCCCGGGAGATGCTCCACCATGCCTTCGACCAGCTCGAGGCAAACGACCAGGTGATAGGCGACGATATCCGCAACCGCACTGCCGAGGAGATGAACCTAGGCAAATGCCCGGTCTGCGGGGGAACGCTCGCCATCAAGCACCTGCGGGGCAACACCCAGTTCATCGGGTGCTCGCGGTATCCCGAATGCACGTTCAATATTGGCCTCCCCATGGCCCAGTGGGGTTTTGCCATCCGCACGGATGACATCTGCGACAAGCACCACCTGAACTTTGTCCGGCTTGTGCGGAAAGGGGCACGGCCCTGGGACATCGGCTGCCCGCTCTGCCACCATGTCAACTCCAACAGCGAGTCGCTTGCCGAAATCCCCGGCCTGGACGAGCCGCTCCTGGAGAAACTCAAAAGCCGGCATATCTATACCGTTGCCGAGCTGGCCCACAGTGCACCCGACGTACTGGCAAAAAAACTGGACATTTCCGTAAGCACCGCGGAGACCCTGATCCGGGGTGCCGAGGGCGTTCTTGCCATGCTCAGGCGCCGGTCCGAATGCCGCAAATTCCTGCGGGAGAATCTCATCCCGAGAAAAGGCAGGAGTTATTCGAAGATCATGAGTTCCTTGAAGGAATCCGGTATCTCCGAACTCTCCGGTCTTGCCAGGGCAACGGCTGCAAATCTCAAAGCCGCCGGTATCGGGGATGCCGAGGCCGAGACGATCCTTCTTGAGGCAAAAAAGCTCTATCACAGCCAGGTTTTAAAAGAGATCGGCATTCCCGCAGTCAGCCTGAAAAAATACATTGCGGCCGGTATCATGGACCCGGAATCCTTCTGCACCCATACCCCGGCAGCGCTCGGGGAACTCACCGGTATGTCGACTGCGACCGTCCAGAAACATGTCGAGCTGGTCTGCCGGTATCTCAACAAGCCCCTGCCAAAGAAAGTCAACAAACTCCAGATCGAGAAAGGCAAAAAGGAGCTTCTCGCCATCAAAGGTCTGTCGGAAACCAATCTTGAGAAACTCTTCAGGGCAGATGTCATCAACGGCGACGCCCTCCTTGCGGCCGATGCTGCAGCACTTTCTGCAGCAACGGGAATTCCCGAACAGAAGATCCGGGACTTTCAGAAACTCTGCCAGAAGAGACGGGATACCGCAGTTATCCAGATTTAA
- a CDS encoding PAS domain S-box protein, whose translation MKLQEKTSLILIVLLMIILTLIIVFVSGVSLSSYSALEHRYVLQDVDEAVSRLEGEYSSLSAISTDWGQWDDTYAFVNGNKPDYASGNLVPGIYNNLRLNLIVITNRRGEVVYAGAYDLRNHTMTAMPAAFGQNLGKDSPLLNMTQPQETTSGLLVLDGRPMIIASCPILHSDLSGTPQGVVIMGRYLDNSAAVLPGKPALQTLRFIAVNDPENSPDRLVSLKNAAGRSTGITETPDNNQIAGYALIRDIYSQDALVLEITEPREIYNQGVSSTTQYILIVLAAGLLLGVTALLTLDRLVLSRLTSLGTQVQEIGRQTVPTGRLRIEGSDEISELSQEINRMLETVEKTHDGLMQSEARFREMAELLPQSIFEMDADGRLRYVNRAGFDIFGMNERMIAEGVNVRNFVIPEDIGRVNRGMEIVMKGKKSSGEIYHLIRKDGTIMSAVVFTAPIYRNGTFQGFRGSVNDITDRVNLEEALIESQEYLQTLLWSVKAGIIVIDAETHRIVDANPAALEMIGATKDQLINKICHDVICPAEEGRCPITDLSQTVDNSERELVRTDGRTISVIKYVVPVLLQGRPCLLETFIDNTARKKIERDLRESTELITGILQASPAGVFRLDARGNFTFVNDMFTRITGMSGDQIRGRYWLEILHPNDQKEHLAAVADAIRRRSLVSAESRFVHASGTVSWLLGQAVPLIDPDGNLTGWVGSINDISERKKMEEALRQSRERLSSILRASPVGVFETTETGTLLYVNERWEEMAGMTFETMRTRQPGEIHNPLDRTRISKEMWKKFQARLQPRAETRFMRPDGSVIWIYGQSVPVYAPDGKIRGYVGTITDISDRKRIEDAIHLANKKLNLMNDITRHDILNTITGIFGLIDMAVASGNREQLAQLLSQIKDEGRLIQRQITFTRDYQGVGVNAPVWQNVRDVAGRATASIGTAGISIVIELENTEIFADPLLEKVFYNLADNAIRYGGSLTTIRFYYQISDSGLALICEDDGTGIPKAEKEHIFERGVGKNTGMGLFLTREILRITGISIRETGIFGKGARFEMLIPSGMWRFAKEPGQGND comes from the coding sequence ATGAAACTCCAGGAAAAGACGAGTCTTATTCTTATTGTCCTCCTGATGATAATTCTCACCCTTATTATCGTCTTTGTTTCCGGCGTTTCCCTCTCCAGCTACAGCGCACTCGAACACCGGTACGTGCTGCAGGATGTTGACGAGGCCGTGAGCCGGCTGGAGGGCGAGTACTCATCGCTCTCCGCGATCAGCACGGACTGGGGGCAATGGGATGACACCTATGCGTTCGTCAACGGGAACAAGCCGGATTATGCCTCCGGCAATCTGGTGCCGGGGATCTACAACAATCTCCGGCTCAACCTCATCGTTATAACGAACAGGAGAGGCGAAGTGGTCTATGCCGGGGCATATGATCTCCGGAACCATACCATGACTGCCATGCCGGCTGCATTCGGGCAGAACCTGGGAAAGGACAGCCCTCTTCTGAATATGACACAGCCGCAGGAGACAACCTCGGGACTCCTGGTTCTCGATGGCAGGCCCATGATCATCGCGTCCTGCCCCATACTCCATTCGGATTTATCCGGCACGCCCCAGGGGGTTGTGATCATGGGAAGGTACCTGGACAATTCGGCTGCCGTTCTTCCGGGAAAGCCGGCCCTCCAGACCCTCCGCTTCATAGCGGTAAATGATCCGGAAAACAGCCCGGATCGTCTTGTCTCCCTGAAAAATGCAGCGGGCAGGAGTACCGGCATAACCGAGACACCGGATAACAACCAGATCGCAGGATATGCCCTCATCCGGGATATTTATTCGCAGGACGCACTGGTGCTCGAGATCACCGAGCCCCGGGAGATTTATAACCAGGGGGTCTCCTCAACAACCCAGTACATTCTGATTGTGCTTGCAGCAGGGCTTCTTTTAGGGGTCACCGCGCTTCTCACCCTCGACCGGCTGGTCCTGTCCCGGCTCACCTCCCTTGGCACCCAGGTGCAGGAGATCGGCCGGCAGACGGTCCCCACCGGGAGGCTTCGGATCGAAGGAAGTGATGAGATCTCCGAGCTCTCGCAGGAGATCAACCGCATGCTCGAAACGGTCGAGAAGACCCACGACGGCCTGATGCAGAGCGAGGCGCGGTTCCGCGAAATGGCCGAACTCCTCCCCCAGTCCATCTTCGAGATGGATGCCGATGGCCGGCTCCGGTATGTCAACCGGGCGGGGTTCGATATCTTCGGGATGAACGAGCGGATGATAGCAGAGGGGGTGAATGTCCGGAATTTTGTCATTCCCGAAGATATCGGGCGCGTGAACCGTGGCATGGAGATCGTCATGAAGGGAAAAAAATCCTCCGGCGAGATCTACCATCTCATCCGGAAAGACGGAACCATCATGAGTGCCGTGGTGTTCACCGCCCCCATCTACCGGAACGGAACATTCCAGGGATTCCGGGGCAGCGTGAATGATATCACCGACCGGGTGAATCTCGAGGAGGCTTTGATCGAGAGCCAGGAATATCTCCAGACGCTCCTGTGGTCGGTCAAGGCGGGGATCATCGTTATCGATGCCGAGACGCACCGGATCGTTGATGCGAACCCCGCTGCCCTGGAGATGATCGGGGCCACAAAAGACCAGCTTATCAATAAGATCTGCCATGACGTCATCTGCCCGGCCGAAGAGGGCCGGTGCCCGATCACCGATCTCAGCCAGACCGTGGATAATTCCGAGCGTGAACTGGTCAGAACGGACGGGAGGACCATCTCCGTCATCAAGTACGTTGTCCCGGTCCTGCTGCAGGGCAGGCCCTGCCTGCTGGAGACCTTCATTGACAACACTGCACGAAAGAAGATCGAGCGCGACCTGCGGGAGAGCACCGAACTCATCACCGGTATCCTGCAGGCATCCCCGGCCGGTGTCTTCCGGCTCGATGCCCGGGGGAATTTCACGTTTGTCAATGATATGTTCACCAGGATCACAGGGATGAGCGGGGATCAGATCCGGGGAAGGTACTGGCTTGAGATCCTGCACCCGAACGATCAGAAAGAGCATCTCGCGGCAGTGGCTGACGCTATCCGCAGGCGTTCCCTGGTCTCGGCTGAGTCGCGCTTTGTCCATGCCAGCGGAACCGTTTCCTGGCTCCTGGGCCAGGCGGTCCCGCTCATCGATCCGGATGGAAACCTGACCGGCTGGGTGGGTTCGATCAATGATATTTCCGAACGCAAGAAGATGGAAGAAGCGTTACGGCAGAGCCGGGAACGGCTTTCGAGCATCCTCCGGGCTTCACCCGTAGGGGTGTTTGAGACCACGGAGACCGGCACGCTTCTCTATGTCAACGAGCGCTGGGAAGAGATGGCGGGCATGACGTTCGAGACCATGAGAACGCGGCAGCCGGGAGAGATCCACAACCCTCTCGACAGGACACGGATCTCAAAAGAGATGTGGAAGAAGTTCCAGGCCCGGCTCCAGCCCCGGGCCGAGACGCGGTTCATGAGGCCGGACGGGAGTGTTATCTGGATCTACGGCCAGTCCGTCCCGGTTTATGCCCCGGACGGGAAGATCCGGGGGTATGTTGGTACGATTACCGACATCTCCGACCGGAAACGCATCGAGGATGCCATCCACCTGGCAAACAAGAAGCTCAACCTGATGAACGATATCACCCGGCACGATATCCTGAACACCATCACCGGCATCTTCGGGCTCATCGATATGGCAGTGGCATCCGGCAACCGGGAGCAACTCGCCCAGCTGCTCAGCCAGATCAAGGACGAGGGCCGGCTCATCCAGCGCCAGATCACCTTCACCCGCGATTACCAGGGAGTCGGCGTGAACGCGCCGGTCTGGCAGAACGTGAGGGATGTAGCGGGCCGGGCAACCGCCAGCATCGGCACTGCGGGAATCTCTATTGTAATCGAGCTCGAGAATACCGAGATATTCGCCGATCCGCTGCTGGAGAAGGTATTCTATAACCTGGCAGACAACGCGATCCGGTACGGGGGAAGTCTGACAACCATCCGCTTCTACTACCAGATCTCCGACAGCGGCCTTGCGCTCATCTGCGAAGATGACGGGACCGGGATCCCAAAAGCGGAGAAAGAGCATATTTTTGAACGGGGTGTTGGCAAAAACACCGGCATGGGTCTCTTTTTGACCCGCGAGATCCTCAGGATCACCGGCATCTCTATCCGGGAGACCGGCATTTTCGGGAAGGGAGCCCGGTTCGAGATGCTCATCCCAAGCGGCATGTGGCGGTTTGCAAAGGAGCCGGGGCAGGGGAACGATTAA
- a CDS encoding DUF5677 domain-containing protein, with translation MIIAFIRKMVRILKSSSKKDENLEINIKEFITELSHQGIVINNSENFDEAISKGIELYCSKFEKQTIDKRTIDLPIFIKNEHKWQIEFENRLYEHWKKPFDLLEFFIHNSLEVGRIFNEKNRPFAAKNNDYVFEALIRLHAHACLVSQEILVLMKRGYADGANARWLTLNEIAVISFFIKKHGNDVAERYLLYQYIESCKAMREYQKYASRLGYSPYSDEEIENMVNIRKKLIERFGRNFSNNNGWAAEILKKNSPQFIDLAQTANLDHLYPLFKMASNAVHATCSKGLYFKLGDPSGKVMQAGPSNYGMADPGQNTAISLLHVNVALLNIRPNLENLATMKAMQPLLKEIKMAFIEAQKSINPDQFKWE, from the coding sequence TTGATAATTGCATTTATTAGAAAAATGGTGAGGATTTTGAAGAGTTCATCAAAAAAAGATGAAAATTTAGAAATTAATATCAAAGAATTCATCACGGAGTTATCCCATCAAGGAATCGTCATTAATAATTCAGAAAATTTTGATGAGGCAATTTCGAAAGGTATTGAGTTATATTGTTCAAAATTTGAGAAGCAAACAATAGATAAAAGAACAATTGATTTACCAATATTCATTAAAAATGAGCATAAGTGGCAAATCGAATTTGAAAATAGATTGTATGAACATTGGAAAAAACCGTTTGATCTGTTGGAATTTTTTATTCATAATTCTCTAGAAGTCGGACGAATATTTAATGAGAAAAACCGTCCCTTCGCAGCAAAAAACAACGATTATGTTTTCGAAGCTTTAATCCGACTTCATGCCCACGCCTGTCTAGTCTCACAGGAGATTCTCGTTTTGATGAAACGTGGATATGCTGATGGTGCAAATGCTCGATGGCTAACGCTAAATGAGATCGCTGTAATCTCTTTTTTCATAAAAAAGCATGGAAATGATGTTGCAGAGCGATACCTATTGTATCAATATATTGAGTCGTGCAAGGCCATGAGAGAATATCAAAAATATGCTTCTCGACTTGGATATTCCCCCTATTCCGATGAAGAAATTGAAAATATGGTAAATATTCGAAAAAAACTTATTGAAAGATTTGGGAGAAATTTTTCGAACAATAATGGTTGGGCCGCAGAAATACTTAAGAAAAATTCACCTCAGTTTATTGACCTCGCCCAGACAGCTAATTTAGATCACTTATATCCACTTTTCAAAATGGCGAGTAATGCAGTTCATGCAACATGTTCTAAGGGACTTTACTTCAAATTGGGGGATCCGTCTGGAAAGGTTATGCAGGCGGGACCTAGTAATTATGGAATGGCCGATCCCGGTCAAAATACTGCGATATCACTTTTGCACGTAAATGTTGCGCTTCTCAATATAAGGCCGAATTTAGAAAATTTAGCAACAATGAAAGCGATGCAACCATTATTAAAGGAAATTAAAATGGCGTTTATTGAAGCACAAAAATCAATAAATCCCGATCAATTCAAATGGGAGTAG
- a CDS encoding response regulator, with translation MSNGKILLVEDDDIIAKVEDWRLKNLGYEVCGRATTGAEAMELVVNCKPDLVLMDINIKGDVDGIETAKMIKKGFSIPVVYVTSHSDGPTLDRAKATHPDGFIVKPFEDNDLRVAIELALRK, from the coding sequence GTGTCGAATGGAAAAATTCTCCTTGTCGAGGATGACGATATCATAGCAAAAGTGGAAGACTGGAGGCTTAAAAACCTTGGATACGAGGTGTGCGGCAGGGCCACAACCGGGGCCGAGGCCATGGAACTGGTCGTGAACTGCAAGCCGGACCTGGTCCTCATGGACATCAATATCAAAGGGGATGTGGACGGGATCGAGACCGCGAAGATGATCAAGAAAGGATTCAGCATTCCGGTCGTGTACGTCACCTCCCATTCCGACGGCCCGACCCTTGATCGGGCAAAAGCCACTCACCCGGACGGTTTCATTGTCAAACCTTTTGAGGACAATGACCTGCGGGTTGCAATAGAACTGGCACTCAGAAAATAG
- a CDS encoding flagellin, producing MRTEILFDSAFTGLEAAIVLIAFVVVAAVFSYVVLGAGFYTTQKSQEVVHTGVQSAGSNMQVVGNVYGVGTQGDTINKVNFSIALAPGGTPIDFEKLVIVYSNATTLETLRPIAGWQGSGVTAGTWGIASVQNPVGISNNLLEKGEQFDICAAPTNGIIKNDAFTLEVKPDIGATIAIKRTAPPSISGVNVLF from the coding sequence ATGCGAACCGAAATTCTTTTTGACAGTGCTTTTACCGGTCTTGAGGCCGCGATCGTACTCATAGCCTTTGTTGTTGTTGCTGCCGTATTCTCGTACGTTGTCCTCGGCGCCGGTTTTTACACAACGCAGAAGAGCCAGGAAGTTGTCCACACCGGTGTCCAGTCTGCAGGGTCCAACATGCAGGTTGTCGGGAATGTGTATGGTGTTGGCACGCAGGGAGACACGATAAACAAGGTGAACTTCAGCATCGCGCTTGCCCCGGGGGGAACGCCGATAGATTTTGAGAAACTGGTCATTGTGTACAGCAATGCCACCACGCTTGAGACCCTCAGGCCGATTGCCGGATGGCAGGGATCCGGGGTTACTGCCGGTACCTGGGGGATAGCAAGCGTCCAGAACCCGGTCGGGATCTCCAACAACCTGCTGGAGAAGGGCGAGCAGTTCGACATCTGCGCTGCTCCGACAAACGGCATCATCAAGAATGACGCATTTACCCTTGAAGTCAAACCGGATATCGGGGCAACGATCGCGATAAAGCGGACGGCCCCGCCCTCCATCAGCGGCGTGAATGTTCTCTTCTGA